In Sphingopyxis sp. CCNWLW2, a single window of DNA contains:
- a CDS encoding pyruvate dehydrogenase complex E1 component subunit beta yields the protein MAIELKMPALSPTMEEGTLAKWLVKEGDTVKSGDILAEIETDKATMEFEAIDEGTIGQILVAEGTDNVKVGTVIATITGEGEEAAAPAPAVAPAAAPEPKAETPAPAPVAAPTASERASDPAIPEGTAMTRLTVREALRDAMAEEMRKDDRVFVMGEEVAEYQGAYKVTQGLLEEFGAQRVVDTPITEYGFAGLGAGAAMGGLRPIIEFMTFNFAMQAIDHIINSAAKTNYMSGGQMRCPIVFRGPNGAAARVGAQHSQNFAPWYASVPGLIVIAPYDAADAKGLLKAAIRTEDPVVFLENELLYGRSFDVPEVDDFVLPIGKARIMRQGSDVTIVSYSIGVGLALEAADELAGEGIDAEVIDLRTIRPLDTATVLASLKKTNHLVIVEEGWPVCSIASELAMVAMEHGFDDLDAPVMRVCNEDVPLPYAHNLEKAALIDTPRVVAAVKAVRNRA from the coding sequence ATGGCCATCGAATTGAAAATGCCGGCACTGTCGCCGACGATGGAAGAAGGCACGCTCGCCAAGTGGCTCGTCAAGGAAGGCGACACGGTGAAGTCGGGCGACATTCTCGCCGAGATCGAAACCGACAAGGCGACGATGGAATTTGAAGCCATTGATGAAGGCACGATCGGCCAGATCCTCGTTGCCGAGGGCACCGACAATGTGAAGGTCGGCACCGTGATCGCCACGATCACGGGCGAGGGCGAGGAAGCCGCAGCTCCGGCGCCGGCCGTCGCACCGGCTGCTGCACCTGAACCGAAGGCCGAAACCCCGGCTCCGGCTCCGGTTGCGGCGCCCACCGCGTCCGAGCGCGCATCGGACCCCGCAATCCCCGAAGGCACTGCAATGACCCGCCTGACCGTCCGCGAAGCGCTGCGTGATGCGATGGCCGAGGAAATGCGCAAAGACGACCGTGTCTTCGTGATGGGCGAGGAAGTCGCCGAATATCAGGGCGCGTACAAGGTCACGCAGGGGCTGCTCGAGGAATTCGGCGCGCAGCGCGTCGTCGATACCCCGATCACCGAATATGGCTTCGCCGGTCTCGGCGCGGGCGCCGCGATGGGCGGCCTGCGTCCGATCATCGAGTTTATGACCTTCAACTTCGCGATGCAGGCGATCGACCACATCATCAACTCGGCGGCGAAGACCAACTATATGTCGGGCGGACAGATGCGCTGCCCGATCGTGTTCCGCGGTCCGAACGGTGCCGCGGCGCGTGTCGGCGCGCAGCACAGCCAGAATTTCGCACCCTGGTATGCGAGCGTCCCCGGGCTGATCGTGATCGCGCCTTATGACGCCGCCGATGCCAAGGGGCTGCTGAAGGCCGCGATCCGCACCGAAGACCCCGTCGTCTTCCTCGAAAACGAGCTGCTCTACGGCCGCAGCTTCGATGTTCCCGAGGTCGACGATTTCGTCCTGCCGATCGGCAAGGCACGGATCATGCGTCAGGGCAGCGATGTCACCATCGTCAGTTACTCGATCGGCGTCGGGCTCGCGCTCGAAGCCGCCGACGAGCTGGCGGGCGAGGGCATCGACGCCGAGGTGATCGACCTGCGCACGATCCGTCCGCTCGACACCGCGACGGTGCTCGCGAGCCTCAAGAAGACGAACCATCTTGTCATCGTCGAGGAAGGCTGGCCGGTCTGTTCGATCGCCAGCGAACTCGCGATGGTCGCGATGGAGCATGGCTTTGACGATCTCGACGCGCCGGTGATGCGCGTGTGCAACGAGGATGTGCCGCTGCCCTATGCGCACAATCTCGAAAAGGCCGCGCTGATCGATACGCCGCGCGTCGTCGCAGCCGTGAAGGCGGTCCGCAATCGCGCCTGA
- the pdhA gene encoding pyruvate dehydrogenase (acetyl-transferring) E1 component subunit alpha translates to MAKAPARTSPAPKKTASTPAAASNREQPRDPVPYDATPEELEKFYREMLLIRRFEEKAGQLYGLGLIGGFCHLYIGQEAVAVGLQSALDGDKDSVITGYRDHGHMLAYGIDPKVIMAELTGRAAGISSGKGGSMHMFSVEHKFYGGHGIVGAQVSLGTGLAFAHKYRGDGGVAMAYFGDGASNQGQVYESFNMAELWKLPIIFVIENNQYAMGTSVNRSSAEDQLYRRGESFRIPGMQVDGMDVLAVRGAAEAALEWVRAGKGPVLMELKTYRYRGHSMSDPAKYRSREEVQAVRDKSDSIEHLKKLMTDAGITEDKFKEIDKEIRAIVAESADFAESAPEPELHELYTDVLVEQY, encoded by the coding sequence TTGGCCAAAGCACCCGCGCGCACCTCCCCCGCGCCCAAAAAGACTGCATCCACCCCGGCCGCCGCGAGCAACCGCGAGCAACCGCGCGATCCCGTCCCCTATGACGCGACGCCCGAAGAGCTGGAAAAATTCTATCGCGAGATGCTGCTCATCCGCCGCTTCGAAGAGAAGGCGGGGCAGCTTTATGGTCTCGGCCTGATCGGCGGTTTCTGCCACCTCTACATCGGCCAGGAAGCCGTGGCGGTGGGCCTGCAGTCGGCGCTCGACGGCGACAAGGACAGCGTCATCACCGGCTACCGCGACCATGGCCACATGCTCGCTTACGGCATCGACCCCAAGGTCATCATGGCCGAGCTGACCGGCCGCGCCGCGGGCATTTCGAGCGGCAAGGGCGGCTCGATGCACATGTTCAGCGTTGAGCATAAATTCTACGGCGGCCACGGCATCGTCGGCGCACAGGTGTCGCTCGGCACCGGGCTCGCCTTCGCGCACAAATATCGCGGCGACGGCGGGGTGGCGATGGCCTATTTCGGCGACGGCGCATCGAACCAGGGCCAGGTCTACGAAAGCTTCAACATGGCCGAGCTGTGGAAGCTGCCGATCATCTTCGTGATCGAGAACAACCAGTACGCGATGGGCACGTCGGTGAACCGCTCGTCGGCCGAAGACCAGCTCTATCGCCGCGGCGAAAGCTTCCGCATCCCCGGCATGCAGGTCGACGGCATGGACGTGCTCGCGGTGCGCGGCGCGGCCGAAGCGGCGCTCGAATGGGTGCGCGCCGGCAAGGGGCCGGTGCTGATGGAGCTCAAGACCTATCGCTATCGCGGCCACTCGATGTCCGACCCTGCCAAATATCGCAGCCGCGAGGAAGTGCAGGCGGTGCGCGACAAGAGCGATTCCATCGAACATCTGAAAAAGCTGATGACCGATGCGGGCATCACCGAAGACAAGTTCAAGGAAATCGACAAGGAGATCCGCGCGATCGTGGCCGAGTCCGCCGACTTTGCGGAAAGCGCGCCCGAACCCGAACTTCATGAACTGTATACTGACGTGCTGGTGGAGCAATATTGA
- a CDS encoding FtsB family cell division protein yields the protein MTQRHKFRKSMHRAAGPAIAVMVVLAMIGYIIFGPTGLYAWGDYGQSVEKQRVILSELTKKQNELQNRVNLLDRRSVDPDLAEEYVREKLGAYHQDEYIIPMDKTAKP from the coding sequence ATGACGCAGCGCCACAAATTCCGCAAATCGATGCACCGGGCGGCCGGTCCCGCCATCGCGGTGATGGTGGTGCTGGCGATGATCGGCTACATCATTTTCGGCCCGACCGGCCTGTACGCCTGGGGCGATTACGGCCAGTCGGTCGAGAAGCAGCGCGTCATCCTGAGCGAGCTGACCAAGAAGCAAAACGAGCTCCAGAACCGCGTCAATCTGCTCGACCGCCGGAGCGTCGATCCCGATTTGGCTGAGGAATATGTGCGCGAGAAACTCGGCGCATATCATCAGGACGAGTATATCATTCCGATGGACAAGACGGCAAAGCCCTGA
- the eno gene encoding phosphopyruvate hydratase — protein MTAIIDIHGREILDSRGNPTVEVDVLLEDGSFGRAAVPSGASTGAHEAVELRDGDKNRYLGKGVIKAVAAVNGDIAEALIGLDAEDQRELDQAMIDLDGTPNKSRLGANAILGVSLAAAKAAADARGLPLYRYVGGVSARTLPVPMMNIINGGEHADNPIDVQEFMIMPVGAGSIAEAVRWGSEIFHTLKKGLSAKGLATAVGDEGGFAPNLASTRAALDFIAASVDQAGFKLGTDVVLALDCAATEFFKNGKYEISGEGLSLSPEQMAEYLAALVNDYPIKSIEDGMSEDDFVGWKALTDLVGDKCQLVGDDLFVTNPLRLEQGIKDGLANSLLVKVNQIGTLSETLDAVDMAHRARYTAVMSHRSGETEDSTIADLAVATNCGQIKTGSLARSDRLAKYNQLIRIEEELGDMARYPGASIFG, from the coding sequence ATGACCGCCATCATCGACATTCACGGCCGCGAAATCCTCGACAGCCGCGGCAATCCGACCGTCGAAGTCGATGTCCTGCTCGAAGACGGCAGCTTCGGCCGCGCCGCGGTGCCCTCGGGCGCCTCGACCGGCGCGCACGAAGCCGTTGAACTCCGCGATGGCGACAAGAACCGTTATCTCGGCAAGGGCGTGATCAAGGCGGTTGCCGCGGTGAACGGCGACATCGCCGAGGCGCTGATCGGCCTCGACGCCGAGGATCAGCGCGAACTCGATCAGGCGATGATCGACCTCGACGGCACCCCGAACAAGAGCCGCCTCGGCGCCAACGCGATCCTCGGCGTCAGCCTCGCCGCTGCAAAAGCTGCGGCCGATGCGCGCGGCCTGCCGCTCTATCGTTACGTCGGCGGCGTCTCGGCGCGCACGCTTCCCGTTCCGATGATGAACATCATCAACGGCGGCGAGCATGCCGACAACCCGATCGACGTTCAGGAATTTATGATCATGCCCGTCGGCGCCGGCAGCATCGCCGAAGCCGTGCGCTGGGGCAGCGAGATATTCCACACGCTGAAGAAGGGCCTGTCGGCAAAGGGCCTTGCAACCGCGGTCGGCGACGAAGGCGGCTTCGCGCCGAACCTCGCCTCGACGCGCGCCGCGCTCGATTTCATCGCGGCGTCGGTCGATCAGGCGGGCTTCAAGCTCGGCACCGACGTCGTGCTCGCGCTCGATTGCGCCGCGACCGAATTCTTCAAGAACGGCAAGTACGAGATCAGCGGCGAGGGCCTCTCGCTCAGCCCCGAACAGATGGCCGAATATCTCGCCGCGCTCGTCAACGACTATCCGATCAAGTCGATCGAGGACGGGATGAGCGAAGATGATTTCGTGGGCTGGAAGGCGCTCACCGATCTCGTCGGCGACAAGTGCCAGCTCGTCGGCGACGACCTGTTCGTCACCAACCCGCTGCGCCTCGAACAGGGGATCAAGGACGGCCTCGCCAACTCGCTGCTCGTCAAGGTCAACCAGATCGGCACGCTGTCCGAAACGCTCGATGCGGTCGATATGGCGCACCGCGCGCGCTACACCGCGGTGATGTCGCACCGGTCGGGCGAGACCGAGGATTCGACGATCGCCGATCTCGCGGTCGCGACCAACTGCGGCCAGATCAAGACCGGCAGCCTCGCGCGTTCGGACCGGCTTGCGAAGTACAACCAGCTGATCCGTATCGAGGAAGAGCTGGGCGACATGGCGCGTTATCCGGGGGCGTCGATTTTCGGCTGA